From a region of the Syngnathoides biaculeatus isolate LvHL_M chromosome 2, ASM1980259v1, whole genome shotgun sequence genome:
- the lrrfip1b gene encoding leucine-rich repeat flightless-interacting protein 2 isoform X1 has product MVNGSERVRPSRVGQAPEHKGAEFQRTRHVDRYAAAADLWAMGTQGPGRKRLLNLEKLTAEDDALKEIARQAEARLAARRAARAEARDIRMKELERQHKEKYYGLDYKWGRIEQWMEDGERYSRHSRRIASLSDDEERMSVGSRGSLKPSDYSSFLGSGSRASSRASSARASPVVEDRLDRDFLDRGSRTALNLSAATLSPLGGASSRRGSCDTSVSVEMEASIREMKDSVAEAEEKYRRAMVSNAQLHNDKSTLMYQVETLREELSDIEEQLWEARRQSDERAKAYERERDSHIVLQFQLKEMKETMRRSEELLMEMSQLREQTRAYSQEVSDLQETLQWKEKKIAALERQREISDVIQIERDQLRVEVLGLRDVLKKSGEVVSPEVATNGGPRLDDAEEEFNNSFASHLAKEAPGSRESMLELHLKKLFEERESFQDQVRMLKTQLLLRQRKGSDGSQNPDEERLENGTDSHGVELQRDASRQISDLKFKLVKSEQEVATLEQNVIRLEGQVTRYRTASESAQMVEDELKVEKRKLQRELRSALDQIQELEATNGLLAKRLEKMKANRSILLAQQ; this is encoded by the exons ATGGTCAACGGGTCCGAACGGGTCCGTCCGTCTCGTGTCGGTCAAGCCCCGGAACACAAGGGCGCTGAGTTCCAAAGAACGAGGCACGTCGATAGGTACGCGGCCGCTGCAGATTTGTGGGCGATGGGGACTCAAGGACCCGGCAGAAAGAGGCTGCTCAACCTGGAGAAGCTGACCGCAGAGGACGATGCTCTCAAAGAGATCGCCCGACAG GCGGAAGCGCGGCTGGCGGCGAGGCGAGCGGCGAGGGCGGAGGCCCGAGACATTCGGATGAAAGAGCTGGAGAGGCAACACAAAGAG AAGTATTATGGTCTGGATTATAAATGGGGTCGAATTGAACAGTGGATG GAGGACGGCGAGCGCTATTCTCGCCACTCGCGGAGAATCGCTTCG CTGTCGGATGATGAAGAGCGGATGTCTGTGGGGAGTCGAGGCAGTCTAAAG CCTTCAGACTACAGCTCATTTCTGGGTTCTGGCTCTCGGGCCTCCTCCAGAGCTAGTTCAGCTCGGGCAAGCCCTGTG GTGGAGGACAGACTGGACCGAGATTTTCTGGATAGA GGCTCCAGAACAGCACTGAACCTTTCTGCAGCCACTCTATCGCCTCTGGGGGGCGCCTCATCTCGCAGAGGAAGCTGTGACACGTCCGTCTCCGTAGAGATGGAGGCCTCCATCAGGGAGATGAAG GACTCCGTGGCAGAGGCAGAGGAAAAGTATCGCAGAGCCATGGTTTCAAACGCTCAGCTGCACAACGACAAGTCAACTTTGATGTATCAGGTTGAAACTCTGCGGGAGGAACTCAGCGACATAGAGGAGCAGCTTTGGGAGGCGCGACGCCAATCTGATGAGCGCGCAAAG GCATACGAGCGAGAGCGGGACTCTCACATCGTCCTTCAGTTCCAGTTGAAAGAGATGAAAGAGACGATGAGACGAAGTGAAGAACTGCTGATG GAAATGTCACAGTTACGAGAACAAACGCGTGCTTACTCTCAGGAGGTGTCTGACTTGCAGGAGACTCTGCAgtggaaggagaagaagatcGCG GCTTTAGAGCGCCAGAGGGAAATCTCTGACGTCATTCAGATCGAGCGCGACCAACTGAGAGTTGAAGTGCTCGGCCTCCGAGACGTTCTCAAG AAATCCGGAGAGGTCGTTTCTCCCGAGGTGGCGACCAACGGGGGGCCTAGATTGGACGATGCTGAGGAAGAATTCAACAACAGTTTTGCGTCCCACTTGGCAAAGGAAGCTCCCGGGAGCCGAGAGAGCATGCTGG AGCTGCATCTGAAGAAGCTATTTGAAGAAAGAGAAAGTTTCCAGGATCAG GTGCGAATGCTCAAGACTCAACTGCTTCTGAGACAAAGGAAAGGATCGGATGGGAGCCAGAATCCTGACGAAGAGCGTCTGGAAAATGGCACAGACTCACATGGGGTGGAACTCCAAA GAGATGCAAGCAGACAAATCAGCGACTTGAAGTTCAAACTGGTGAAGTCGGAACAGGAAGTTGCCACTCTCGAACAAAAC GTCATCCGGCTGGAGGGTCAGGTGACCCGATACAGGACGGCGTCGGAGAGCGCACAGATGGTCGAGGATGAGCTGAAGGTCGAGAAGAGAAAACTGCAGAGAGAA TTGCGCTCGGCTCTGGACCAAATCCAGGAACTGGAGGCGACGAACGGCCTCCTTGCCAAACGTCTGGAGAAGATGAAGGCCAATCGCAGCATCCTGCTGGCCCAGCAGTGA
- the lrrfip1b gene encoding leucine-rich repeat flightless-interacting protein 2 isoform X3: MVNGSERVRPSRVGQAPEHKGAEFQRTRHVDRYAAAADLWAMGTQGPGRKRLLNLEKLTAEDDALKEIARQAEARLAARRAARAEARDIRMKELERQHKEKYYGLDYKWGRIEQWMEDGERYSRHSRRIASLSDDEERMSVGSRGSLKVEDRLDRDFLDRGSRTALNLSAATLSPLGGASSRRGSCDTSVSVEMEASIREMKDSVAEAEEKYRRAMVSNAQLHNDKSTLMYQVETLREELSDIEEQLWEARRQSDERAKAYERERDSHIVLQFQLKEMKETMRRSEELLMEMSQLREQTRAYSQEVSDLQETLQWKEKKIAALERQREISDVIQIERDQLRVEVLGLRDVLKKSGEVVSPEVATNGGPRLDDAEEEFNNSFASHLAKEAPGSRESMLELHLKKLFEERESFQDQVRMLKTQLLLRQRKGSDGSQNPDEERLENGTDSHGVELQRDASRQISDLKFKLVKSEQEVATLEQNVIRLEGQVTRYRTASESAQMVEDELKVEKRKLQRELRSALDQIQELEATNGLLAKRLEKMKANRSILLAQQ; the protein is encoded by the exons ATGGTCAACGGGTCCGAACGGGTCCGTCCGTCTCGTGTCGGTCAAGCCCCGGAACACAAGGGCGCTGAGTTCCAAAGAACGAGGCACGTCGATAGGTACGCGGCCGCTGCAGATTTGTGGGCGATGGGGACTCAAGGACCCGGCAGAAAGAGGCTGCTCAACCTGGAGAAGCTGACCGCAGAGGACGATGCTCTCAAAGAGATCGCCCGACAG GCGGAAGCGCGGCTGGCGGCGAGGCGAGCGGCGAGGGCGGAGGCCCGAGACATTCGGATGAAAGAGCTGGAGAGGCAACACAAAGAG AAGTATTATGGTCTGGATTATAAATGGGGTCGAATTGAACAGTGGATG GAGGACGGCGAGCGCTATTCTCGCCACTCGCGGAGAATCGCTTCG CTGTCGGATGATGAAGAGCGGATGTCTGTGGGGAGTCGAGGCAGTCTAAAG GTGGAGGACAGACTGGACCGAGATTTTCTGGATAGA GGCTCCAGAACAGCACTGAACCTTTCTGCAGCCACTCTATCGCCTCTGGGGGGCGCCTCATCTCGCAGAGGAAGCTGTGACACGTCCGTCTCCGTAGAGATGGAGGCCTCCATCAGGGAGATGAAG GACTCCGTGGCAGAGGCAGAGGAAAAGTATCGCAGAGCCATGGTTTCAAACGCTCAGCTGCACAACGACAAGTCAACTTTGATGTATCAGGTTGAAACTCTGCGGGAGGAACTCAGCGACATAGAGGAGCAGCTTTGGGAGGCGCGACGCCAATCTGATGAGCGCGCAAAG GCATACGAGCGAGAGCGGGACTCTCACATCGTCCTTCAGTTCCAGTTGAAAGAGATGAAAGAGACGATGAGACGAAGTGAAGAACTGCTGATG GAAATGTCACAGTTACGAGAACAAACGCGTGCTTACTCTCAGGAGGTGTCTGACTTGCAGGAGACTCTGCAgtggaaggagaagaagatcGCG GCTTTAGAGCGCCAGAGGGAAATCTCTGACGTCATTCAGATCGAGCGCGACCAACTGAGAGTTGAAGTGCTCGGCCTCCGAGACGTTCTCAAG AAATCCGGAGAGGTCGTTTCTCCCGAGGTGGCGACCAACGGGGGGCCTAGATTGGACGATGCTGAGGAAGAATTCAACAACAGTTTTGCGTCCCACTTGGCAAAGGAAGCTCCCGGGAGCCGAGAGAGCATGCTGG AGCTGCATCTGAAGAAGCTATTTGAAGAAAGAGAAAGTTTCCAGGATCAG GTGCGAATGCTCAAGACTCAACTGCTTCTGAGACAAAGGAAAGGATCGGATGGGAGCCAGAATCCTGACGAAGAGCGTCTGGAAAATGGCACAGACTCACATGGGGTGGAACTCCAAA GAGATGCAAGCAGACAAATCAGCGACTTGAAGTTCAAACTGGTGAAGTCGGAACAGGAAGTTGCCACTCTCGAACAAAAC GTCATCCGGCTGGAGGGTCAGGTGACCCGATACAGGACGGCGTCGGAGAGCGCACAGATGGTCGAGGATGAGCTGAAGGTCGAGAAGAGAAAACTGCAGAGAGAA TTGCGCTCGGCTCTGGACCAAATCCAGGAACTGGAGGCGACGAACGGCCTCCTTGCCAAACGTCTGGAGAAGATGAAGGCCAATCGCAGCATCCTGCTGGCCCAGCAGTGA
- the lrrfip1b gene encoding leucine-rich repeat flightless-interacting protein 2 isoform X2 — MVNGSERVRPSRVGQAPEHKGAEFQRTRHVDRYAAAADLWAMGTQGPGRKRLLNLEKLTAEDDALKEIARQAEARLAARRAARAEARDIRMKELERQHKEEDGERYSRHSRRIASLSDDEERMSVGSRGSLKPSDYSSFLGSGSRASSRASSARASPVVEDRLDRDFLDRGSRTALNLSAATLSPLGGASSRRGSCDTSVSVEMEASIREMKDSVAEAEEKYRRAMVSNAQLHNDKSTLMYQVETLREELSDIEEQLWEARRQSDERAKAYERERDSHIVLQFQLKEMKETMRRSEELLMEMSQLREQTRAYSQEVSDLQETLQWKEKKIAALERQREISDVIQIERDQLRVEVLGLRDVLKKSGEVVSPEVATNGGPRLDDAEEEFNNSFASHLAKEAPGSRESMLELHLKKLFEERESFQDQVRMLKTQLLLRQRKGSDGSQNPDEERLENGTDSHGVELQRDASRQISDLKFKLVKSEQEVATLEQNVIRLEGQVTRYRTASESAQMVEDELKVEKRKLQRELRSALDQIQELEATNGLLAKRLEKMKANRSILLAQQ, encoded by the exons ATGGTCAACGGGTCCGAACGGGTCCGTCCGTCTCGTGTCGGTCAAGCCCCGGAACACAAGGGCGCTGAGTTCCAAAGAACGAGGCACGTCGATAGGTACGCGGCCGCTGCAGATTTGTGGGCGATGGGGACTCAAGGACCCGGCAGAAAGAGGCTGCTCAACCTGGAGAAGCTGACCGCAGAGGACGATGCTCTCAAAGAGATCGCCCGACAG GCGGAAGCGCGGCTGGCGGCGAGGCGAGCGGCGAGGGCGGAGGCCCGAGACATTCGGATGAAAGAGCTGGAGAGGCAACACAAAGAG GAGGACGGCGAGCGCTATTCTCGCCACTCGCGGAGAATCGCTTCG CTGTCGGATGATGAAGAGCGGATGTCTGTGGGGAGTCGAGGCAGTCTAAAG CCTTCAGACTACAGCTCATTTCTGGGTTCTGGCTCTCGGGCCTCCTCCAGAGCTAGTTCAGCTCGGGCAAGCCCTGTG GTGGAGGACAGACTGGACCGAGATTTTCTGGATAGA GGCTCCAGAACAGCACTGAACCTTTCTGCAGCCACTCTATCGCCTCTGGGGGGCGCCTCATCTCGCAGAGGAAGCTGTGACACGTCCGTCTCCGTAGAGATGGAGGCCTCCATCAGGGAGATGAAG GACTCCGTGGCAGAGGCAGAGGAAAAGTATCGCAGAGCCATGGTTTCAAACGCTCAGCTGCACAACGACAAGTCAACTTTGATGTATCAGGTTGAAACTCTGCGGGAGGAACTCAGCGACATAGAGGAGCAGCTTTGGGAGGCGCGACGCCAATCTGATGAGCGCGCAAAG GCATACGAGCGAGAGCGGGACTCTCACATCGTCCTTCAGTTCCAGTTGAAAGAGATGAAAGAGACGATGAGACGAAGTGAAGAACTGCTGATG GAAATGTCACAGTTACGAGAACAAACGCGTGCTTACTCTCAGGAGGTGTCTGACTTGCAGGAGACTCTGCAgtggaaggagaagaagatcGCG GCTTTAGAGCGCCAGAGGGAAATCTCTGACGTCATTCAGATCGAGCGCGACCAACTGAGAGTTGAAGTGCTCGGCCTCCGAGACGTTCTCAAG AAATCCGGAGAGGTCGTTTCTCCCGAGGTGGCGACCAACGGGGGGCCTAGATTGGACGATGCTGAGGAAGAATTCAACAACAGTTTTGCGTCCCACTTGGCAAAGGAAGCTCCCGGGAGCCGAGAGAGCATGCTGG AGCTGCATCTGAAGAAGCTATTTGAAGAAAGAGAAAGTTTCCAGGATCAG GTGCGAATGCTCAAGACTCAACTGCTTCTGAGACAAAGGAAAGGATCGGATGGGAGCCAGAATCCTGACGAAGAGCGTCTGGAAAATGGCACAGACTCACATGGGGTGGAACTCCAAA GAGATGCAAGCAGACAAATCAGCGACTTGAAGTTCAAACTGGTGAAGTCGGAACAGGAAGTTGCCACTCTCGAACAAAAC GTCATCCGGCTGGAGGGTCAGGTGACCCGATACAGGACGGCGTCGGAGAGCGCACAGATGGTCGAGGATGAGCTGAAGGTCGAGAAGAGAAAACTGCAGAGAGAA TTGCGCTCGGCTCTGGACCAAATCCAGGAACTGGAGGCGACGAACGGCCTCCTTGCCAAACGTCTGGAGAAGATGAAGGCCAATCGCAGCATCCTGCTGGCCCAGCAGTGA
- the lrrfip1b gene encoding leucine-rich repeat flightless-interacting protein 2 isoform X5 produces MVNGSERVRPSRVGQAPEHKGAEFQRTRHVDRYAAAADLWAMGTQGPGRKRLLNLEKLTAEDDALKEIARQAEARLAARRAARAEARDIRMKELERQHKEEDGERYSRHSRRIASLSDDEERMSVGSRGSLKVEDRLDRDFLDRGSRTALNLSAATLSPLGGASSRRGSCDTSVSVEMEASIREMKDSVAEAEEKYRRAMVSNAQLHNDKSTLMYQVETLREELSDIEEQLWEARRQSDERAKAYERERDSHIVLQFQLKEMKETMRRSEELLMEMSQLREQTRAYSQEVSDLQETLQWKEKKIAALERQREISDVIQIERDQLRVEVLGLRDVLKKSGEVVSPEVATNGGPRLDDAEEEFNNSFASHLAKEAPGSRESMLELHLKKLFEERESFQDQVRMLKTQLLLRQRKGSDGSQNPDEERLENGTDSHGVELQRDASRQISDLKFKLVKSEQEVATLEQNVIRLEGQVTRYRTASESAQMVEDELKVEKRKLQRELRSALDQIQELEATNGLLAKRLEKMKANRSILLAQQ; encoded by the exons ATGGTCAACGGGTCCGAACGGGTCCGTCCGTCTCGTGTCGGTCAAGCCCCGGAACACAAGGGCGCTGAGTTCCAAAGAACGAGGCACGTCGATAGGTACGCGGCCGCTGCAGATTTGTGGGCGATGGGGACTCAAGGACCCGGCAGAAAGAGGCTGCTCAACCTGGAGAAGCTGACCGCAGAGGACGATGCTCTCAAAGAGATCGCCCGACAG GCGGAAGCGCGGCTGGCGGCGAGGCGAGCGGCGAGGGCGGAGGCCCGAGACATTCGGATGAAAGAGCTGGAGAGGCAACACAAAGAG GAGGACGGCGAGCGCTATTCTCGCCACTCGCGGAGAATCGCTTCG CTGTCGGATGATGAAGAGCGGATGTCTGTGGGGAGTCGAGGCAGTCTAAAG GTGGAGGACAGACTGGACCGAGATTTTCTGGATAGA GGCTCCAGAACAGCACTGAACCTTTCTGCAGCCACTCTATCGCCTCTGGGGGGCGCCTCATCTCGCAGAGGAAGCTGTGACACGTCCGTCTCCGTAGAGATGGAGGCCTCCATCAGGGAGATGAAG GACTCCGTGGCAGAGGCAGAGGAAAAGTATCGCAGAGCCATGGTTTCAAACGCTCAGCTGCACAACGACAAGTCAACTTTGATGTATCAGGTTGAAACTCTGCGGGAGGAACTCAGCGACATAGAGGAGCAGCTTTGGGAGGCGCGACGCCAATCTGATGAGCGCGCAAAG GCATACGAGCGAGAGCGGGACTCTCACATCGTCCTTCAGTTCCAGTTGAAAGAGATGAAAGAGACGATGAGACGAAGTGAAGAACTGCTGATG GAAATGTCACAGTTACGAGAACAAACGCGTGCTTACTCTCAGGAGGTGTCTGACTTGCAGGAGACTCTGCAgtggaaggagaagaagatcGCG GCTTTAGAGCGCCAGAGGGAAATCTCTGACGTCATTCAGATCGAGCGCGACCAACTGAGAGTTGAAGTGCTCGGCCTCCGAGACGTTCTCAAG AAATCCGGAGAGGTCGTTTCTCCCGAGGTGGCGACCAACGGGGGGCCTAGATTGGACGATGCTGAGGAAGAATTCAACAACAGTTTTGCGTCCCACTTGGCAAAGGAAGCTCCCGGGAGCCGAGAGAGCATGCTGG AGCTGCATCTGAAGAAGCTATTTGAAGAAAGAGAAAGTTTCCAGGATCAG GTGCGAATGCTCAAGACTCAACTGCTTCTGAGACAAAGGAAAGGATCGGATGGGAGCCAGAATCCTGACGAAGAGCGTCTGGAAAATGGCACAGACTCACATGGGGTGGAACTCCAAA GAGATGCAAGCAGACAAATCAGCGACTTGAAGTTCAAACTGGTGAAGTCGGAACAGGAAGTTGCCACTCTCGAACAAAAC GTCATCCGGCTGGAGGGTCAGGTGACCCGATACAGGACGGCGTCGGAGAGCGCACAGATGGTCGAGGATGAGCTGAAGGTCGAGAAGAGAAAACTGCAGAGAGAA TTGCGCTCGGCTCTGGACCAAATCCAGGAACTGGAGGCGACGAACGGCCTCCTTGCCAAACGTCTGGAGAAGATGAAGGCCAATCGCAGCATCCTGCTGGCCCAGCAGTGA
- the lrrfip1b gene encoding leucine-rich repeat flightless-interacting protein 2 isoform X4, giving the protein MVNGSERVRPSRVGQAPEHKGAEFQRTRHVDRYAAAADLWAMGTQGPGRKRLLNLEKLTAEDDALKEIARQAEARLAARRAARAEARDIRMKELERQHKELSDDEERMSVGSRGSLKPSDYSSFLGSGSRASSRASSARASPVVEDRLDRDFLDRGSRTALNLSAATLSPLGGASSRRGSCDTSVSVEMEASIREMKDSVAEAEEKYRRAMVSNAQLHNDKSTLMYQVETLREELSDIEEQLWEARRQSDERAKAYERERDSHIVLQFQLKEMKETMRRSEELLMEMSQLREQTRAYSQEVSDLQETLQWKEKKIAALERQREISDVIQIERDQLRVEVLGLRDVLKKSGEVVSPEVATNGGPRLDDAEEEFNNSFASHLAKEAPGSRESMLELHLKKLFEERESFQDQVRMLKTQLLLRQRKGSDGSQNPDEERLENGTDSHGVELQRDASRQISDLKFKLVKSEQEVATLEQNVIRLEGQVTRYRTASESAQMVEDELKVEKRKLQRELRSALDQIQELEATNGLLAKRLEKMKANRSILLAQQ; this is encoded by the exons ATGGTCAACGGGTCCGAACGGGTCCGTCCGTCTCGTGTCGGTCAAGCCCCGGAACACAAGGGCGCTGAGTTCCAAAGAACGAGGCACGTCGATAGGTACGCGGCCGCTGCAGATTTGTGGGCGATGGGGACTCAAGGACCCGGCAGAAAGAGGCTGCTCAACCTGGAGAAGCTGACCGCAGAGGACGATGCTCTCAAAGAGATCGCCCGACAG GCGGAAGCGCGGCTGGCGGCGAGGCGAGCGGCGAGGGCGGAGGCCCGAGACATTCGGATGAAAGAGCTGGAGAGGCAACACAAAGAG CTGTCGGATGATGAAGAGCGGATGTCTGTGGGGAGTCGAGGCAGTCTAAAG CCTTCAGACTACAGCTCATTTCTGGGTTCTGGCTCTCGGGCCTCCTCCAGAGCTAGTTCAGCTCGGGCAAGCCCTGTG GTGGAGGACAGACTGGACCGAGATTTTCTGGATAGA GGCTCCAGAACAGCACTGAACCTTTCTGCAGCCACTCTATCGCCTCTGGGGGGCGCCTCATCTCGCAGAGGAAGCTGTGACACGTCCGTCTCCGTAGAGATGGAGGCCTCCATCAGGGAGATGAAG GACTCCGTGGCAGAGGCAGAGGAAAAGTATCGCAGAGCCATGGTTTCAAACGCTCAGCTGCACAACGACAAGTCAACTTTGATGTATCAGGTTGAAACTCTGCGGGAGGAACTCAGCGACATAGAGGAGCAGCTTTGGGAGGCGCGACGCCAATCTGATGAGCGCGCAAAG GCATACGAGCGAGAGCGGGACTCTCACATCGTCCTTCAGTTCCAGTTGAAAGAGATGAAAGAGACGATGAGACGAAGTGAAGAACTGCTGATG GAAATGTCACAGTTACGAGAACAAACGCGTGCTTACTCTCAGGAGGTGTCTGACTTGCAGGAGACTCTGCAgtggaaggagaagaagatcGCG GCTTTAGAGCGCCAGAGGGAAATCTCTGACGTCATTCAGATCGAGCGCGACCAACTGAGAGTTGAAGTGCTCGGCCTCCGAGACGTTCTCAAG AAATCCGGAGAGGTCGTTTCTCCCGAGGTGGCGACCAACGGGGGGCCTAGATTGGACGATGCTGAGGAAGAATTCAACAACAGTTTTGCGTCCCACTTGGCAAAGGAAGCTCCCGGGAGCCGAGAGAGCATGCTGG AGCTGCATCTGAAGAAGCTATTTGAAGAAAGAGAAAGTTTCCAGGATCAG GTGCGAATGCTCAAGACTCAACTGCTTCTGAGACAAAGGAAAGGATCGGATGGGAGCCAGAATCCTGACGAAGAGCGTCTGGAAAATGGCACAGACTCACATGGGGTGGAACTCCAAA GAGATGCAAGCAGACAAATCAGCGACTTGAAGTTCAAACTGGTGAAGTCGGAACAGGAAGTTGCCACTCTCGAACAAAAC GTCATCCGGCTGGAGGGTCAGGTGACCCGATACAGGACGGCGTCGGAGAGCGCACAGATGGTCGAGGATGAGCTGAAGGTCGAGAAGAGAAAACTGCAGAGAGAA TTGCGCTCGGCTCTGGACCAAATCCAGGAACTGGAGGCGACGAACGGCCTCCTTGCCAAACGTCTGGAGAAGATGAAGGCCAATCGCAGCATCCTGCTGGCCCAGCAGTGA
- the lrrfip1b gene encoding leucine-rich repeat flightless-interacting protein 2 isoform X6, whose product MVNGSERVRPSRVGQAPEHKGAEFQRTRHVDRYAAAADLWAMGTQGPGRKRLLNLEKLTAEDDALKEIARQAEARLAARRAARAEARDIRMKELERQHKELSDDEERMSVGSRGSLKVEDRLDRDFLDRGSRTALNLSAATLSPLGGASSRRGSCDTSVSVEMEASIREMKDSVAEAEEKYRRAMVSNAQLHNDKSTLMYQVETLREELSDIEEQLWEARRQSDERAKAYERERDSHIVLQFQLKEMKETMRRSEELLMEMSQLREQTRAYSQEVSDLQETLQWKEKKIAALERQREISDVIQIERDQLRVEVLGLRDVLKKSGEVVSPEVATNGGPRLDDAEEEFNNSFASHLAKEAPGSRESMLELHLKKLFEERESFQDQVRMLKTQLLLRQRKGSDGSQNPDEERLENGTDSHGVELQRDASRQISDLKFKLVKSEQEVATLEQNVIRLEGQVTRYRTASESAQMVEDELKVEKRKLQRELRSALDQIQELEATNGLLAKRLEKMKANRSILLAQQ is encoded by the exons ATGGTCAACGGGTCCGAACGGGTCCGTCCGTCTCGTGTCGGTCAAGCCCCGGAACACAAGGGCGCTGAGTTCCAAAGAACGAGGCACGTCGATAGGTACGCGGCCGCTGCAGATTTGTGGGCGATGGGGACTCAAGGACCCGGCAGAAAGAGGCTGCTCAACCTGGAGAAGCTGACCGCAGAGGACGATGCTCTCAAAGAGATCGCCCGACAG GCGGAAGCGCGGCTGGCGGCGAGGCGAGCGGCGAGGGCGGAGGCCCGAGACATTCGGATGAAAGAGCTGGAGAGGCAACACAAAGAG CTGTCGGATGATGAAGAGCGGATGTCTGTGGGGAGTCGAGGCAGTCTAAAG GTGGAGGACAGACTGGACCGAGATTTTCTGGATAGA GGCTCCAGAACAGCACTGAACCTTTCTGCAGCCACTCTATCGCCTCTGGGGGGCGCCTCATCTCGCAGAGGAAGCTGTGACACGTCCGTCTCCGTAGAGATGGAGGCCTCCATCAGGGAGATGAAG GACTCCGTGGCAGAGGCAGAGGAAAAGTATCGCAGAGCCATGGTTTCAAACGCTCAGCTGCACAACGACAAGTCAACTTTGATGTATCAGGTTGAAACTCTGCGGGAGGAACTCAGCGACATAGAGGAGCAGCTTTGGGAGGCGCGACGCCAATCTGATGAGCGCGCAAAG GCATACGAGCGAGAGCGGGACTCTCACATCGTCCTTCAGTTCCAGTTGAAAGAGATGAAAGAGACGATGAGACGAAGTGAAGAACTGCTGATG GAAATGTCACAGTTACGAGAACAAACGCGTGCTTACTCTCAGGAGGTGTCTGACTTGCAGGAGACTCTGCAgtggaaggagaagaagatcGCG GCTTTAGAGCGCCAGAGGGAAATCTCTGACGTCATTCAGATCGAGCGCGACCAACTGAGAGTTGAAGTGCTCGGCCTCCGAGACGTTCTCAAG AAATCCGGAGAGGTCGTTTCTCCCGAGGTGGCGACCAACGGGGGGCCTAGATTGGACGATGCTGAGGAAGAATTCAACAACAGTTTTGCGTCCCACTTGGCAAAGGAAGCTCCCGGGAGCCGAGAGAGCATGCTGG AGCTGCATCTGAAGAAGCTATTTGAAGAAAGAGAAAGTTTCCAGGATCAG GTGCGAATGCTCAAGACTCAACTGCTTCTGAGACAAAGGAAAGGATCGGATGGGAGCCAGAATCCTGACGAAGAGCGTCTGGAAAATGGCACAGACTCACATGGGGTGGAACTCCAAA GAGATGCAAGCAGACAAATCAGCGACTTGAAGTTCAAACTGGTGAAGTCGGAACAGGAAGTTGCCACTCTCGAACAAAAC GTCATCCGGCTGGAGGGTCAGGTGACCCGATACAGGACGGCGTCGGAGAGCGCACAGATGGTCGAGGATGAGCTGAAGGTCGAGAAGAGAAAACTGCAGAGAGAA TTGCGCTCGGCTCTGGACCAAATCCAGGAACTGGAGGCGACGAACGGCCTCCTTGCCAAACGTCTGGAGAAGATGAAGGCCAATCGCAGCATCCTGCTGGCCCAGCAGTGA